From the genome of Streptomyces sp. V1I1, one region includes:
- a CDS encoding kelch repeat-containing protein translates to MTGSRKPSRRRSLCRRLAVTSLAPLLALTATAANAQDAWLTLPPVPTARAALAGASAPCPDESDDTRAHAKETCVYTFGGSTHSPGLTVLNTVEAYRPDLNEWQTLSPLPTARDRLAGVAAPCPEERDGDRGPAKGDCVYAIGGSNLESGFLDTVEVYRPAVDEWESLPSLPTPRRSLTGAAAPCPKDVEGLRGICVYAIGGLSEAGATGAVEAYSPATNRWATLPSLPTPRGTLAGAAAPCPKDVEGLRGTCVYAAGGFNGVTVLDTVEAYSPAANRWVSLPSLSVPRGFLAGTAAPCTEGPKNTCVYAIGGLNFTEVLGTVEEYSPVTNRWATLPSLPTPRDFLAAAAAPCPKDLDSDRRYAKDTCVYALGGEIDTTALNTAEAFAIDRDRRTARS, encoded by the coding sequence ATGACGGGCAGCCGAAAACCGTCACGTCGGCGCTCGCTGTGCCGGCGGCTCGCCGTCACCTCGCTCGCGCCGCTGCTCGCCCTGACGGCCACTGCGGCCAACGCTCAGGACGCATGGCTCACCCTGCCCCCGGTACCGACCGCCCGCGCGGCTCTGGCGGGGGCCAGCGCGCCCTGTCCCGATGAGTCGGACGACACCCGGGCGCACGCGAAGGAGACCTGCGTGTACACCTTCGGCGGGAGTACGCACTCGCCCGGTCTCACCGTCCTCAACACGGTGGAGGCGTACCGCCCAGACTTGAACGAATGGCAGACCCTGTCCCCGCTGCCCACCGCCCGCGACCGGCTGGCCGGCGTGGCGGCGCCCTGCCCCGAGGAGCGCGACGGCGACCGCGGGCCCGCCAAGGGCGACTGCGTGTACGCCATCGGCGGGTCCAACCTGGAGTCCGGCTTCCTGGACACGGTGGAGGTGTACCGTCCGGCCGTCGACGAGTGGGAGTCCCTGCCCTCGCTGCCGACTCCCCGCCGGAGCCTGACGGGGGCGGCCGCGCCGTGCCCGAAGGACGTCGAGGGCCTGCGCGGCATCTGCGTGTACGCCATCGGCGGCCTGAGCGAAGCCGGCGCCACGGGCGCGGTCGAGGCATACAGCCCTGCCACCAACCGGTGGGCGACCCTCCCCTCGCTGCCGACGCCCCGCGGGACCCTGGCAGGGGCGGCCGCGCCGTGCCCGAAGGACGTCGAGGGCCTGCGCGGTACGTGCGTGTACGCCGCCGGCGGGTTCAACGGAGTCACGGTCCTGGACACGGTCGAGGCATACAGCCCCGCCGCCAACCGGTGGGTATCCCTCCCCTCGCTGTCGGTTCCCCGCGGCTTCCTGGCGGGGACAGCGGCACCGTGCACCGAGGGGCCGAAGAACACCTGCGTGTACGCCATCGGCGGCCTCAACTTTACGGAGGTCCTGGGCACGGTGGAGGAGTACAGCCCTGTCACGAACAGGTGGGCGACCCTGCCGTCGCTGCCGACGCCCCGCGACTTCCTGGCGGCGGCAGCGGCGCCCTGCCCCAAGGACCTCGACAGCGACCGCCGGTACGCCAAGGACACCTGTGTGTACGCCCTCGGCGGCGAGATCGACACCACCGCGCTGAACACCGCGGAGGCATTCGCCATCGACCGTGACCGCCGCACCGCCCGCAGCTAA